The Euzebya sp. DNA window TCGCCGCGGGCGACCTCGACCCAGTCGCCGTCGCCGGTGTCGCGCTCGACGCGGACCGGCACCCCGACGGCCGGCGCGCCGCCGGCGGTGTCGAGGACGTGGGTGGACAGGCTCACGGGCTCCTCCTCCTCGTCATCCCGGCCGCCCCTCGGCGAGCAGCGCCTCCAGGCGCAGGCGGGTGATCTCGCGCTGCTGCTCGGCGGCGATCCGCCGCTCGGCCTCCGGGTCGTTGCCGAGCCGGGCGGTGAGGGCCTCGAGCACCTCCTCGGCCGACCGGCCCGCGGCGCGGATGAGGAACACGTGGCCGAAGCGCTGCTCGTACGCCGCGTTGCCGGCGGCCAGCCGGTCGAGGACCGCCTCGGGCGCCCCCGCGGTGCCGGACTGCTCCGCGGTCGACCAGCGCGACGCCGAGCGCTCCCCGATCCGCGGGTGGGCGGCGAACGCCTCGAGGTGGTCGTCGGCGGTCAGCCCCTCCCACACCTCGTCGGCTGCGGCCAGCAGCGACTCCGGCGACCCGAACGGCCGGCGGGCGGTCATGGCGTCCGCCCAGGCGGTGGACCCGCAGCAGGCCAGGAGGGCGGTCCGGGCCTCGTCGGACCCGGCCAGGTCGAGCAGCCGTGTGCCCGCGCGGCGCCACCCCTCCGCCGTGACCCGGCCGAACACCCGGAACCGCGCGACCCCGCCGTCGGGGATCACCGCGAGCCGCAGGTGGGACGCCGGGCGGGTCGACGCGACGTCGAGGACGTGGCGGGCGTGGGGTGACATCCGGTGGTCGTCGACGAGGGTCACCCACCCCTCGGACGCCACCAGCTCCGCCGCGGGCGCGCCGGGCGCGTCGATCGCCTGGACGGTGCAGCGGTCGGGGTAGTTGCCCTTGAAGTGGGTGGTGTCGATCTCGATCCGCTCGACCTCGCCGGTGGTGGCCAGCTCGACCACCGCCCAGTCGTGGTCCAGCCCGTCGGGACCGGGACCCCGTCGGCGGCGGGTCTCCCACCCGTCCCCCATGTCGATCGCGTCGCCGACCATGATCATGTTGGAGGGGGCGCCGAAGAACGCGTCGGAGCAGGCCACGACCCGGCCGCCGTTCACGAGGGCGGCGAGGTCCATCCGCCCGCCGGGGTCGGCGACGCGGTGCAGGTCCACGACCGGTCGGCCGAGCAGCCGGAGGCGGGCGACCCCGCCGTCGGGGTGGATCGCGAAGCGGACGTGGGTGACCCGGCGCGCGTCCTCGACCACGACGCGCTGGACCTCGTCGCCCCGCAGCGGCGTGCGACCGATGAGCGGCAGCCACCGGGTCGACGCATCCGGCCCGCCGTCGCCGCAGATCGCGCCGGACAGGTCGAAGGCCTCGGGGAAGTTGCCGCGGAAGAAGGTGGTGTCGACCACGACGGCCTCCACGACCCCGGGCATGCCGAGGCGCACGGTGCACCAGTCGTGGCTCGTCCCGTCCGGATCCGGTCCGCGTCGGCGTCGGGTCTCCCAGCCGTCCATCACCTTGCCGCGGTCGGTGTAGGCGCGCGGGTCGAAGGTCGGTCCGAGGGGGTCGAGCAGGTTCTCCTTCGCCCCGAAGAACTCGTCGTTGGCGGCGAGCACCATCCCGCCGAGGCGCTTGGCGGCCAGGTCGACCAGCCCGGTGAAGGGGGTGTCGGCGGCGTCCACGGCTCGTGGGCTCGCGGTCATGGGCGGAGCACCCCCCGCGGCTCCCCGACCGGCCGGCCGTCGACGACGACCGCCACCCCGGCCAGGTACGTCGTGACGACGCGGCCGACCACGTCGCGGCCCTCGTACGGCGTGGTCGGGTGGCGGTGCTGGAGCGCCTCCCCGCGGACCCGCCAGTGCGCCAGCGGATCGAAGACGACGAGGTGGCCGGCGGCCCCGGGGGCGAGGATCCCCACGTCGTCGAACCCGGCGATCCCCGCGGGACCGGTGCCCATCCAGCGGACGAGGTCGGTCAGGTCGTGGCCGCGCCGGATCGCCGCGGTGTGGAGGAGCGGCAGGCCGAGCTGCAGCGACGCGATCCCGCCCCAGGCGGCGAGGAAGTCGCCGGTGTCGAGGGCCTTGTCCTCGGGCGGGCAGGGGGAGTGGTCGCTGACGACCGCGTCGATCACCCCGTCGGCGAGGAGGTCCCACAACCGGTCGGCGTTCGCGGCGTCGCGGATCGGCGGGGCGCACTTGTGGTCCGTCGCCCCGTCGGGGACGTCCTCGGCGTGGAGGGTGAGGTAGTGCGGGCAGGTCTCCGCGCTGATCGGCAACCCCTCCGCCTTCGCGGCGGCCACGACCTCGCCGGCGTCCGCTGCGGACAGGTGCAGGACGTGGACCCGGGCGCCGGTGGCCCGGCACCCCTCCACCAGGGCGGTGACCGCGGCGACCTCGGCCTCTGCAGGTCGGCTGGCCAGCCACGTGGCGTGGCGGCGGGGGTCGGCGCCGGCCTGCGCGGCCGCGGCCCCCTCGCAGACGTCGGGGTCCTCGGCGTGGACGATCAGGCGGCTGCCGAGGGCGGCGACCCGCTGCATCAGGACCGTGACCTCCGACGGGTGGACGCAGCCGAACTCCGGGACGCCGGAGTCGCACAGGAACGCCTTGACCCCTCGGACGCCGTCCTGGTGCAGACCCTCGAGCGCGTCGGCGTTCTCCGGCACGGCCCCGCCCCAGAACGCGACGTCCACGAACGCCTGGTCGCGCGCGACCAGGCGCTTCGCCGCGAGGGCCCGGCGGTCGGTGGTGGGCGGCAGGCAGTTGAGCGGCATGTCGACGATCGTCGTCACCCCGCCGACGGCCGCGGCGCGGGTGGCGGTGGCGAACCCCTCCCACTCGGTGCGGCCTGGTTCGTTGACGTGGACGTGGCTGTCGACCAGGCCGGGCAGGACCGTCAGGTCACCGACGTCGACGGACTCGCGGGCGGGGGGCAGCGGGTCGCCCAGCGCGGCCACGTCGATGATCCGGCCGGCGTCCACGACGACGGTGCCGACGACGACCCCGCCGGGGGTCACCAGCCGGCTGCTGGTCAGGGTCAGGTCCACGACGTCCACGGCTCCGGAACGGTAGCCGACAGGCGGTGCCCCACGCGGGCATGGTGCGTGGGTAGCCTGTTCGCGACCCGAGGACCCCGACCGGAAGGGGGTGCGCCGACGTGCGGACCACGACCCTCCGCAGCCTGCCGGGACGGGTGTCGGTCGGGTACTGGCTGGCCGCGTCGCTGTGGGTCGCGGTCAGCGACGGGGTGCTCGTCGTGGTCCACGGGCTGACCGCCGCGCGGGTCATCGGCCTGGCGAAGGGGCTCGGGTTCGTGGCCGTGACCGCCGTGGCGCTGTTCGTCGTTCTGCGGCGGCTGACCGGCCAGGTGGATGCGGCGCACCGCCGGGTGGAGGAGGAGCACGAGCGCTACGAGGCGCTGGTCCGCCGCTCCTCGGACATCATCGCCATCGTCGAGCCGAGCGGCGTCGTCACGTTCGTCAGCCCGTCGGTGACCGGGCTGCTCGGCTGGACGCCCGAGCAGTTCGTCGCCCGCGAGCTCAGCGAGCTGATCCACCCCGACGACCGCCGGCGCGCCCAGTCCATGGCCGACGCGGTCATCGCGGGGGAGGGGCGGTCACCGGAGGTGATCCGGTTCCTCACCGCCGACGAGACGTGGCGCCACCTGGAGGTCACGGCCGCGCTCCAGTCGGCGGACGCGACGTTGCGGGGGATCGTCGTCAACGCCCGGGACGTGTCCGAGCAGGTGCGCGTCGAGCGGGCGCTCGAGCGGGTGTCGGTGCGCGACCCGCTGACCGGGCTGCGGAACCGGCACGAGTTCGAGGTCGGCGTCCGCGACGTCGCCCTCGCCGCCCACGGACCGGACGCCCGGCTGGTCGTCCTCGCGATGGACATCGACCGCTTCCGCGAGGTCAACGAGGAGGTCGGGACCGCTGGCGGCGACGAGGTCCTCCGGGAGATGGCCCGCCGCCTGGACCGTGTCACCCCGCCGGGCGGTGTGACCGGCCGCCTGTCCGCGGACGGGCTGGCGGCGGCGTTCCTGCTGCCGGGGGGCGCCGGCGGCGGCGCCCCCGCGGCCGACGTCGCGGCGGTCCGGGCGTTCGCCGAGCGGGTCCGGCGCACCCTCGGCCAGCCGATCGAGGCGCGGGACCGCTCGTTCTCGCTGTCGGTCGCGATCGGCGCCGCCGTGTGCCGGGCCGAGGCCGCGCCCCTCGAGGCGCTGCTCGCGGCCGAGGGCGGGTTGGGGGAGGCGAAGGTCCTGCCGGACCGGCTGTCGCTGGTCGTCGACCCGGTGTCGGTGTCGTCGCGGCCCCGCAACGCCGAGCTGCACGACGCGATCGCCGAGGACCAGCTCGTCCTCGTGTACCAGCCCCAGCAGGACCTGCAGACGGGGCGGACCGTCGGGGTCGAGGCGCTCGTGCGGTGGGACCACCCCACCCGCGGGCTGCTGGCGCCGGGTGCGTTCCTCGAGGAGGCCGAGGCGAACGGGTTGCAGCCGGCCATCACCCGCCGGGTGCTCGACCTCGCCACGCGCTTCGCCGCCTCCGTCGACGGCGGGATCCGCGTGTCGGTCAACCTGTCCCTCGGCGACCTCAGCCGTCGGGAGCTCGCGGGCGAGGTCTTCGCCGCCCTCGAGCGCAGCGGCCTGGACCCCTTCAGGTTGCGGCTCGAGCTGACCGAGCGGGCCCTGCTGGTCCAGCCCGAGCAGTCCCTCGAGACCATGCACGAGCTGCGGGCGGCCGGGGTCACGTTCAGCGTCGACGACTTCGGGACCGGCTTCAGCTCCTTCAGCCACCTGCGGTCGCTCCCGGTGGACGAGATCAAGATCGACGGGTCGTTCGTCGCCGACATCCGCAACCCGCGGAGCCGCGCGATCGTGCGGAGCCTCATCGACCTCGGCGAGGAGATCCAGATGGACACCGTCGCCGAGGGCATCGAGGACGAGAAGACGCTGGCCGCGCTCCGCGAGCTGGGCTGCCCCCTCGGCCAGGGCTACCTGATCGCCCGCCCGAGCCCCCCGGACGCGGTGATCGACGCGTTGTGAGGGGTGAGGGCGGGTGTGGGGATGCGGGTCCGGTCGCTGTCCGGTCCCGCCGTTCCCCTGTGATCTGAGCCCTGGGTCCGCCGGTGTACCTGGCCGTCAGATCTGAGCAGAGGGTCGCGCGACCGAGACCCCAGATCTGGGTGGTGGGTCGGTCCACGGCAGCAACTCCCAGATCCGAGAGCACCGGCGGGCCCCACCGGCGACACGCGGTCGTCACACCGGCGGGGTTATGCTCGGCCGATGATCGCCGCCGCACAGGAGCACCGCCGCTGAGCGTCGCCCGCCCCTCCGATCTCGCCGGCGCCCTGGAGGCGCTGGCGGCCCGGCCGGACGCGCACCTCCTCGCCGGCGGGACGGACCTGATGGTCGAGGTCAACCACGGCCACCGCCGCCCGCCCGCCATCGTCGCGCTCCGGCGGGTGGGCGAGCTGCAGGGCATCGCCACCGGACCCGAGGAGCTGGACATCGGCGCCGGCGTCACCTACGCCCAGGTCGAGGCCGACCTCGCCGACGAGGCTCCCGGCCTGGCGATGGCCGCCCGCACGATCGGGTCGCCCCAGATCCGCAACGCCGGGACGATCGGGGGGAACATCGGCACCGCCAGCCCCGCCGGCGACACCCTCCCGTGGCTGGTCGCCATGGACGCCGCCGTCGAGCTGGCCGGTCCGTCGGGGTCGCGGACCCTCCCCCTCACCGATCTCCTGACCGGCCCGAAGCAGACCGCGATCGAGCCCGGTGAGATCATCCACCGCGTCCGCGTGCCGCGGGTCACCGGCCCGCAGCACGTCGCGAAGGTCGGCCCCCGCAACGCGATGGCGA harbors:
- a CDS encoding putative bifunctional diguanylate cyclase/phosphodiesterase; amino-acid sequence: MRTTTLRSLPGRVSVGYWLAASLWVAVSDGVLVVVHGLTAARVIGLAKGLGFVAVTAVALFVVLRRLTGQVDAAHRRVEEEHERYEALVRRSSDIIAIVEPSGVVTFVSPSVTGLLGWTPEQFVARELSELIHPDDRRRAQSMADAVIAGEGRSPEVIRFLTADETWRHLEVTAALQSADATLRGIVVNARDVSEQVRVERALERVSVRDPLTGLRNRHEFEVGVRDVALAAHGPDARLVVLAMDIDRFREVNEEVGTAGGDEVLREMARRLDRVTPPGGVTGRLSADGLAAAFLLPGGAGGGAPAADVAAVRAFAERVRRTLGQPIEARDRSFSLSVAIGAAVCRAEAAPLEALLAAEGGLGEAKVLPDRLSLVVDPVSVSSRPRNAELHDAIAEDQLVLVYQPQQDLQTGRTVGVEALVRWDHPTRGLLAPGAFLEEAEANGLQPAITRRVLDLATRFAASVDGGIRVSVNLSLGDLSRRELAGEVFAALERSGLDPFRLRLELTERALLVQPEQSLETMHELRAAGVTFSVDDFGTGFSSFSHLRSLPVDEIKIDGSFVADIRNPRSRAIVRSLIDLGEEIQMDTVAEGIEDEKTLAALRELGCPLGQGYLIARPSPPDAVIDAL
- a CDS encoding xanthine dehydrogenase family protein subunit M; amino-acid sequence: MGRSTAATPRSESTGGPHRRHAVVTPAGLCSADDRRRTGAPPLSVARPSDLAGALEALAARPDAHLLAGGTDLMVEVNHGHRRPPAIVALRRVGELQGIATGPEELDIGAGVTYAQVEADLADEAPGLAMAARTIGSPQIRNAGTIGGNIGTASPAGDTLPWLVAMDAAVELAGPSGSRTLPLTDLLTGPKQTAIEPGEIIHRVRVPRVTGPQHVAKVGPRNAMAISVASLALVVDTDRRRVRVALGSVGPTPVRPTEAEDAISAAIDWDALVCDPDDVDAFAAGCAAAAAPITDHRSTAAYRRHAAGVLARRTLTRCLFA
- the allB gene encoding allantoinase AllB gives rise to the protein MDVVDLTLTSSRLVTPGGVVVGTVVVDAGRIIDVAALGDPLPPARESVDVGDLTVLPGLVDSHVHVNEPGRTEWEGFATATRAAAVGGVTTIVDMPLNCLPPTTDRRALAAKRLVARDQAFVDVAFWGGAVPENADALEGLHQDGVRGVKAFLCDSGVPEFGCVHPSEVTVLMQRVAALGSRLIVHAEDPDVCEGAAAAQAGADPRRHATWLASRPAEAEVAAVTALVEGCRATGARVHVLHLSAADAGEVVAAAKAEGLPISAETCPHYLTLHAEDVPDGATDHKCAPPIRDAANADRLWDLLADGVIDAVVSDHSPCPPEDKALDTGDFLAAWGGIASLQLGLPLLHTAAIRRGHDLTDLVRWMGTGPAGIAGFDDVGILAPGAAGHLVVFDPLAHWRVRGEALQHRHPTTPYEGRDVVGRVVTTYLAGVAVVVDGRPVGEPRGVLRP
- the alc gene encoding allantoicase, which gives rise to MTASPRAVDAADTPFTGLVDLAAKRLGGMVLAANDEFFGAKENLLDPLGPTFDPRAYTDRGKVMDGWETRRRRGPDPDGTSHDWCTVRLGMPGVVEAVVVDTTFFRGNFPEAFDLSGAICGDGGPDASTRWLPLIGRTPLRGDEVQRVVVEDARRVTHVRFAIHPDGGVARLRLLGRPVVDLHRVADPGGRMDLAALVNGGRVVACSDAFFGAPSNMIMVGDAIDMGDGWETRRRRGPGPDGLDHDWAVVELATTGEVERIEIDTTHFKGNYPDRCTVQAIDAPGAPAAELVASEGWVTLVDDHRMSPHARHVLDVASTRPASHLRLAVIPDGGVARFRVFGRVTAEGWRRAGTRLLDLAGSDEARTALLACCGSTAWADAMTARRPFGSPESLLAAADEVWEGLTADDHLEAFAAHPRIGERSASRWSTAEQSGTAGAPEAVLDRLAAGNAAYEQRFGHVFLIRAAGRSAEEVLEALTARLGNDPEAERRIAAEQQREITRLRLEALLAEGRPG